Proteins co-encoded in one Flavivirga eckloniae genomic window:
- a CDS encoding penicillin-binding protein, which yields MFVFGLAVMFKLLSIQFLQGDQYRALVDKRDIKNVTIPANRGNVYADDGSLLATSIPKYNIAIDAVTSGNKTFEEFIKPLCDSLSGYLGKPSSYYERELRKARKNRNQYYLLVKNITYTDYVRFRNFPLLKLGAISGGLIVEQTTKREFPMGEIARRTIGYERFDDQGNVTRPGIDGAFGVKYLRGTDGLRKKQKIGNGKWKPMTDFNHVEPKDGYDVYTTIDVNIQDIAHHALKEQLDKYKADHGCVVVMETKTGEIKAISNLGRNKKGVYYERLNYAVGESHESGSTFKLMALAAALEDKVVDTSDVVDTEKGVLTFYGKKVRDSKYGGYGKISVSEAFEVSSNTGIVKAIHQAYKKKPSEFVDRLYDMSLNRKLGLSIIGEPEPIIPDPRIKNGRWSGIALQWMAYGYGVSFTPLQTLTFYNAVANNGEMVKPKFLKEVKEFDNVIVPYKKEVINRSICSKETITKLQQLLKNVVEKKHGTGHRLYSKNFSMAGKTGTCQKDYKNKEKLNYISSFAGYFPADNPKYSCIVVIHEPDREVGYYGADVSGPVFKKIAQKIFIDTPLINEINSLDVKIAAVEKEYETFYDTAGTYRTIMPNVVGLPVMDALALLENMEVDVKVELDGSGIVEAQSVSKNVKLKKNQTIVLKAS from the coding sequence ATGTTCGTCTTCGGGCTTGCTGTAATGTTTAAGTTGCTAAGCATACAGTTTTTGCAAGGTGATCAATATCGCGCTTTAGTAGATAAGAGGGATATTAAAAACGTAACCATACCAGCTAACAGAGGTAATGTGTATGCTGATGATGGGAGTTTATTGGCGACTTCTATTCCAAAATATAATATTGCTATAGATGCAGTAACGTCAGGTAATAAAACATTTGAAGAATTTATAAAACCATTATGCGATTCGCTTTCTGGATATTTGGGTAAGCCATCAAGCTATTACGAAAGAGAGCTGAGGAAAGCAAGGAAGAATAGAAATCAATACTACTTATTAGTCAAAAATATCACTTACACAGATTATGTTCGGTTTAGAAATTTCCCGCTTTTAAAGCTTGGGGCTATTTCTGGTGGATTGATTGTTGAACAAACTACAAAGCGTGAGTTTCCTATGGGAGAGATTGCAAGACGTACGATTGGGTATGAGCGATTCGATGACCAGGGCAATGTAACCAGACCAGGTATTGATGGTGCTTTTGGCGTGAAATACTTAAGAGGTACAGATGGGTTAAGAAAAAAACAAAAAATTGGGAATGGTAAGTGGAAACCCATGACCGATTTTAATCATGTAGAGCCAAAAGATGGTTATGATGTGTACACTACGATAGATGTAAATATACAAGATATTGCGCACCACGCATTAAAAGAGCAGTTAGATAAATATAAGGCAGATCATGGTTGTGTAGTTGTTATGGAAACTAAAACAGGAGAGATTAAAGCCATTTCTAATTTAGGTAGAAACAAAAAAGGGGTGTACTACGAGCGATTAAATTATGCTGTAGGAGAAAGCCATGAGTCGGGTTCTACTTTTAAATTAATGGCGTTAGCTGCTGCTTTAGAAGATAAGGTAGTTGATACCAGTGATGTTGTGGATACAGAAAAAGGGGTGCTTACTTTTTATGGAAAAAAAGTGCGCGATTCTAAATATGGGGGCTATGGGAAAATATCAGTTTCCGAAGCTTTTGAAGTATCATCGAATACAGGAATAGTTAAAGCGATACATCAGGCTTATAAGAAAAAACCAAGCGAATTTGTCGATAGACTCTATGATATGAGTTTAAATCGAAAACTAGGCTTATCTATTATAGGTGAGCCAGAGCCTATAATTCCAGATCCGAGAATTAAAAACGGACGCTGGAGTGGTATTGCGCTGCAGTGGATGGCTTACGGTTATGGCGTGTCGTTTACACCGTTACAAACACTAACATTTTATAATGCAGTCGCCAATAATGGTGAAATGGTAAAGCCTAAATTTTTAAAAGAAGTTAAAGAGTTTGATAATGTGATTGTGCCTTATAAAAAGGAGGTCATTAATAGAAGCATTTGTTCCAAAGAAACAATTACTAAGCTGCAACAATTATTAAAAAATGTAGTAGAGAAAAAACACGGAACGGGTCATAGACTGTATTCTAAGAATTTTTCTATGGCAGGAAAAACAGGTACGTGTCAAAAAGATTATAAAAACAAAGAAAAACTGAATTATATCTCGTCGTTTGCAGGGTATTTTCCCGCAGACAACCCAAAGTATTCATGTATTGTGGTTATACATGAGCCTGATAGAGAGGTAGGGTATTATGGGGCGGATGTGTCTGGTCCGGTTTTTAAAAAAATTGCACAAAAAATATTTATAGATACGCCGCTAATAAATGAGATTAACTCACTTGACGTGAAAATTGCGGCAGTAGAAAAAGAATATGAAACCTTTTACGATACAGCAGGAACCTACAGAACAATCATGCCGAACGTAGTGGGCTTACCTGTTATGGATGCCTTGGCGCTTTTGGAGAATATGGAGGTAGATGTAAAGGTTGAGCTTGATGGTAGCGGTATTGTAGAAGCGCAGTCTGTTAGTAAAAATGTAAAGTTAAAAAAGAATCAAACCATAGTGTTAAAAGCCTCATGA
- a CDS encoding FtsL-like putative cell division protein — translation MKKSIYNILKGTFLVSDDSFKNWRFIIFISVLAIVMIASSHSADKKVYEIARLKNEVKEMRSAFVDGRSRLMKLKMESRVIRKMKEKGMAPSVIPPKKIKVKSKK, via the coding sequence ATGAAAAAAAGCATTTATAACATATTAAAAGGAACTTTTTTAGTTAGTGATGACTCCTTTAAAAATTGGAGGTTCATCATTTTTATTTCTGTTTTGGCTATTGTAATGATAGCGAGTTCGCATAGCGCAGATAAAAAAGTATATGAAATTGCTCGATTAAAAAATGAGGTTAAGGAAATGCGTTCGGCATTTGTAGATGGTCGTTCCCGGCTCATGAAACTTAAAATGGAATCGAGGGTTATCCGAAAAATGAAAGAAAAAGGGATGGCGCCTTCGGTGATTCCGCCCAAAAAGATAAAAGTAAAATCTAAAAAATAA
- a CDS encoding Crp/Fnr family transcriptional regulator, which yields MKDLLAQFISKLNTFDENEITAIVENTQIESFKKGTLILEEGKICNKCYFVLKGCIRQYQLVNGEEKTTGFFMEGQAAVLYSSYLNKSPSKYYLSCIEDSVLTTGTREQEELLHKQYPKLEYLVHSLMPQDYTVAQERISLLNNHSPEERYIIIMKTQPELFRRVPLHYIASYIGVTPESFSRIRKRVLLNDKTKDS from the coding sequence ATGAAAGATTTACTAGCACAATTTATTTCAAAACTTAATACATTCGACGAGAACGAAATAACTGCTATTGTAGAAAATACTCAAATAGAATCTTTCAAAAAAGGAACATTAATTTTAGAAGAAGGCAAAATTTGCAATAAATGCTATTTTGTTTTAAAAGGATGTATTAGACAGTATCAACTAGTAAATGGCGAGGAAAAAACCACTGGTTTTTTCATGGAAGGACAGGCTGCTGTTTTATACTCTAGTTATTTAAATAAAAGCCCCTCGAAATATTACCTTTCCTGTATTGAGGATAGTGTTCTTACTACGGGCACTAGAGAACAAGAAGAATTACTACATAAGCAATACCCAAAATTGGAATATCTGGTTCACAGCTTGATGCCCCAGGACTATACTGTTGCTCAAGAACGGATTTCATTACTAAACAACCATAGTCCGGAAGAACGATATATTATAATAATGAAAACCCAACCTGAACTTTTTAGAAGAGTGCCTTTACATTATATTGCCAGTTACATTGGAGTAACACCAGAATCTTTTAGCAGGATCAGGAAAAGGGTTTTACTAAATGATAAAACAAAGGACAGTTGA
- a CDS encoding DUF4345 domain-containing protein, which yields MEKSKLVKALLIASGIIGIFIGGSLLFVPVAFQASAGIDLEGNINLLSEVRAPGGTLLIAGILILSGAFMARLTYGSVLLTCLFYLSYGVSRVFSVIIDGMPSSSLIGATIIELVIGGASLYVLVYYRKKHKSV from the coding sequence ATGGAAAAATCAAAATTAGTTAAAGCATTATTAATTGCTTCTGGAATTATAGGGATCTTTATAGGAGGAAGCCTATTGTTTGTGCCTGTAGCTTTTCAGGCTTCAGCCGGAATTGATCTTGAAGGAAACATTAATCTTTTAAGCGAGGTAAGAGCTCCAGGAGGTACATTGCTTATTGCTGGTATATTAATTTTATCCGGGGCGTTTATGGCTAGGTTGACATATGGTTCGGTTCTGTTGACCTGTTTGTTTTATCTTTCTTATGGAGTTTCTCGTGTTTTTAGTGTAATCATAGATGGGATGCCTTCAAGCTCCTTAATAGGGGCAACGATTATTGAATTGGTTATAGGAGGGGCTAGTCTTTATGTGTTGGTTTATTATCGCAAAAAACACAAATCAGTTTAA
- a CDS encoding UDP-N-acetylmuramoyl-L-alanyl-D-glutamate--2,6-diaminopimelate ligase → MIALKDILYKVTLDTVVGSTGINIGAIDFDSRNIENGDLFVAIRGSVVDGHDFIDKAIKNGAVGVVCEALPENLVDGITYVEVDNSSKALAFMGANYYNAPSENLKLVGVTGTNGKTTVASLLYQLFKKAGYKVGLLSTVRIMVDNTEYKATHTTPDSLTINKYLKDMNDVGVEFCFMEVSSHGIHQYRTEGLHFEGGIFTNLSHDHLDYHKTFAEYRDVKKKFFDGLSKKAFALVNIDDKNGLVMLQNTKARKLTYALKDYADYKAQILENQFSGLLLKVNDSEVWTRLIGSFNAYNVLAIYATAELLGLERVEILRLVSELDNVSGRFQYFVSDGVTTIIDYAHTPDALKNVLETINSIRTKNEELITVVGCGGDRDKTKRPKMGHIASALSTKVIFTSDNPRSEVPEEILKDIEKGVEPQNYKKTLTIVDRKQAIKAACQLAEPNDIILIAGKGHETYQEIKGERFDFDDYKIAQELLKQIQK, encoded by the coding sequence ATGATAGCATTAAAAGACATATTGTACAAGGTAACTCTCGATACTGTAGTAGGTAGTACAGGTATCAATATTGGTGCTATCGATTTCGATTCTCGAAACATTGAGAATGGTGATTTATTTGTTGCTATTCGAGGAAGTGTGGTCGATGGTCATGATTTTATTGATAAGGCGATTAAGAACGGAGCTGTGGGAGTTGTTTGTGAAGCCTTGCCAGAAAATTTAGTTGATGGTATTACTTATGTAGAGGTAGATAACTCCAGTAAAGCTTTGGCTTTTATGGGGGCTAATTATTATAATGCGCCTTCCGAAAATTTAAAACTAGTTGGTGTAACAGGTACTAATGGAAAGACTACGGTTGCCAGTTTATTGTATCAATTGTTTAAAAAAGCTGGTTACAAAGTTGGGTTATTATCAACAGTGAGAATAATGGTTGATAATACGGAATATAAAGCTACGCATACAACTCCGGATTCATTAACTATAAACAAGTATTTAAAGGACATGAATGATGTGGGGGTTGAGTTTTGCTTTATGGAGGTAAGCTCTCATGGGATTCACCAGTATAGAACAGAAGGATTGCATTTTGAAGGCGGGATATTTACCAATCTGTCTCACGATCATTTAGACTACCATAAAACATTTGCAGAATACAGAGATGTTAAGAAAAAGTTTTTTGATGGACTTTCAAAAAAAGCTTTTGCGCTGGTCAATATAGATGATAAGAATGGGCTTGTAATGTTGCAAAATACGAAGGCTCGAAAACTTACCTATGCTTTAAAAGACTATGCTGATTATAAAGCTCAGATTCTAGAAAATCAGTTTAGTGGTTTGCTGCTTAAGGTGAATGATAGTGAGGTTTGGACGAGGCTTATTGGGAGTTTTAATGCATATAACGTATTGGCAATTTACGCTACCGCAGAATTGTTAGGCTTAGAAAGAGTTGAAATATTACGCTTAGTAAGCGAACTGGATAATGTAAGCGGCCGATTCCAGTATTTTGTATCAGATGGAGTTACAACGATAATAGATTATGCGCATACCCCGGATGCATTGAAGAATGTGCTTGAGACCATTAATAGTATTCGAACCAAAAACGAAGAATTAATAACGGTAGTAGGTTGTGGAGGTGATAGGGATAAAACCAAGCGGCCAAAAATGGGACATATAGCTTCGGCTTTAAGTACGAAGGTCATTTTTACAAGCGATAACCCGCGTAGTGAAGTTCCAGAAGAGATTCTTAAAGATATTGAGAAAGGCGTTGAGCCTCAAAATTATAAAAAAACACTAACCATTGTCGACAGAAAGCAGGCTATAAAAGCAGCCTGTCAGTTGGCAGAACCTAATGATATCATTCTAATAGCAGGAAAGGGTCATGAAACATATCAGGAGATTAAAGGCGAACGCTTTGATTTTGATGATTATAAAATAGCACAAGAACTTTTAAAGCAAATACAAAAATAG
- the mraY gene encoding phospho-N-acetylmuramoyl-pentapeptide-transferase codes for MLYYLFDYLEKQFQFPGATLFGFLTFRAALAMILSLLISTIYGKRIIRFLQKQQVGETIRDLGLEGQQEKAGTPTMGGIIIILSTLIPVLLLAELENIYIILLIITTLWMGTIGFVDDYIKKFKNDKEGLKGKFKILGQVGLGIIVGATLFFHSDVTIKEKLPVEVQQEILAEDANATPSKLFKEEAKSTKTTIPFVKGNEFDYAKLVTWISPGLEKYAWIVFIIITIFIITAVSNGANLTDGIDGLAAGTSAIIALTLGIFAWVSGNIIFSDYLNIMYIPDVEEITIYITAFVGALIGFLWYNTFPAQVFMGDTGSLTIGGIIAVIAIAVRKEWLIPVLCGIFLAENLSVVMQVSWFKYTKKKYGEGRRIFRMSPLHHHYQKKGYHESKIVTRFWIIGILLAILSIVTLKIR; via the coding sequence ATGTTGTATTATCTATTCGATTATTTAGAAAAACAGTTTCAGTTTCCTGGGGCAACACTTTTTGGTTTTTTAACCTTTAGGGCTGCTTTGGCGATGATTTTGTCGCTGCTTATTTCGACAATATATGGAAAACGGATTATACGTTTTTTACAAAAACAACAAGTAGGCGAAACTATCAGGGATTTAGGATTAGAAGGACAGCAAGAAAAAGCAGGAACACCAACCATGGGAGGAATTATCATTATCCTCTCTACGTTAATACCGGTGCTGTTATTGGCTGAATTGGAAAATATTTACATCATTTTACTAATAATAACCACGCTTTGGATGGGGACTATTGGTTTTGTTGACGATTATATTAAAAAGTTTAAAAATGATAAAGAAGGATTAAAAGGAAAATTCAAGATTCTAGGGCAAGTAGGGCTTGGTATTATAGTAGGCGCGACTTTGTTTTTTCATTCAGACGTTACCATAAAAGAAAAGCTTCCAGTTGAAGTTCAGCAGGAAATACTGGCAGAAGATGCAAATGCTACACCCTCCAAGCTTTTTAAGGAAGAAGCGAAATCTACCAAAACAACCATTCCTTTTGTAAAAGGAAATGAGTTTGATTATGCTAAACTGGTTACCTGGATAAGTCCAGGTTTAGAGAAATATGCCTGGATCGTTTTCATTATAATAACCATTTTTATTATAACAGCAGTTTCAAATGGAGCAAACCTAACAGATGGTATAGATGGGTTGGCAGCAGGAACTTCGGCAATAATAGCGCTCACTTTAGGCATATTTGCATGGGTTTCTGGTAACATCATTTTTTCAGACTATCTCAATATCATGTATATACCCGATGTAGAAGAAATAACCATATATATCACTGCTTTTGTTGGAGCGTTAATAGGGTTTTTGTGGTACAATACATTTCCGGCACAAGTTTTTATGGGGGATACCGGTAGTTTAACCATTGGAGGTATTATTGCGGTTATAGCTATAGCGGTACGTAAAGAGTGGTTAATTCCAGTGCTATGTGGCATCTTTCTAGCCGAAAATTTGTCGGTGGTTATGCAGGTGAGCTGGTTTAAGTATACTAAGAAAAAATATGGAGAAGGACGTCGCATTTTTAGAATGTCGCCGTTGCATCATCACTATCAAAAAAAAGGATATCACGAAAGTAAAATCGTAACCCGATTTTGGATTATAGGCATTCTGTTAGCGATTCTTTCAATAGTAACATTGAAAATAAGATAG
- the rsmH gene encoding 16S rRNA (cytosine(1402)-N(4))-methyltransferase RsmH: MEYHNPVLLKETVDGLNVKADGVYVDVTFGGGGHSKEILSRLGENGRLFAFDQDEDALENTIDDPRFTLIHENFRYLKRFLRFHGVKQVDGVLADFGVSSHQFDVAERGFSTRFEADLDMRMNQQNELSAFHVVNEYEEERLKQVFLQYGELRAAPAMARLIVEHRQAEPIVTSEQLKNVLKKFLPPRHENKVLAQIYQAIRIEVNQEIEVLKEFLEQTPGVLVKGGRLSFISYHSLEDRLVKRFIRNGMFEGEPERDMFGNFEVPLKKVTGLIVPSKEEIAINSRARSAKLRIAEKL, from the coding sequence ATGGAATATCATAACCCAGTATTGTTAAAGGAAACCGTTGATGGTTTAAATGTTAAGGCGGACGGTGTTTATGTAGATGTAACATTTGGAGGCGGAGGTCATAGTAAGGAAATATTAAGCAGGTTGGGAGAAAATGGAAGGTTGTTTGCTTTTGATCAGGATGAAGATGCTCTTGAGAATACAATAGACGATCCGCGATTTACTTTGATTCATGAGAATTTTAGATATCTAAAGCGCTTTTTACGCTTTCATGGAGTAAAGCAGGTTGATGGTGTTTTGGCAGATTTTGGAGTGTCGTCCCATCAATTTGATGTAGCAGAGCGTGGATTCTCAACACGTTTTGAGGCGGATTTGGATATGCGTATGAACCAGCAAAATGAATTGTCTGCTTTTCATGTGGTGAATGAATATGAAGAAGAACGATTAAAGCAAGTGTTTTTGCAATATGGGGAGCTGCGTGCTGCACCAGCTATGGCACGCTTAATTGTTGAGCATAGACAAGCGGAACCGATTGTGACAAGCGAGCAATTGAAAAATGTGTTGAAAAAGTTTTTGCCGCCACGGCATGAAAATAAAGTGTTGGCTCAAATTTATCAGGCTATTCGAATAGAGGTGAATCAGGAGATTGAGGTTTTAAAAGAATTTTTAGAACAAACGCCAGGAGTTCTGGTTAAAGGAGGGCGCTTAAGCTTTATATCCTATCACTCGTTGGAGGATAGGCTGGTGAAGCGTTTTATAAGAAATGGGATGTTTGAAGGGGAGCCGGAACGGGATATGTTTGGAAATTTTGAGGTGCCATTGAAAAAAGTAACAGGTTTAATTGTGCCGTCTAAAGAAGAAATAGCAATTAATAGTAGGGCTAGAAGTGCCAAGCTGCGAATAGCAGAAAAACTTTAA
- the mraZ gene encoding division/cell wall cluster transcriptional repressor MraZ has protein sequence MDLITGTYDCKVDAKGRLMMPAAIKKQLSSVLPEGFVLRRSVFQKCLELYPMSEWQVLMQKMNKLNKFKKKNNDFIRRFTAGAKIVEVDVNGRLLIPKDLTVFANISKNIVVASAINIIEIWDKDLYEQAIDDAAIDFADLAEEVMGQDDDDHGIS, from the coding sequence TTGGACTTAATAACAGGAACATACGATTGTAAAGTAGATGCCAAGGGTAGGTTAATGATGCCAGCTGCTATTAAAAAACAGCTGTCTTCAGTTTTACCCGAAGGATTTGTGTTACGTCGTTCTGTGTTTCAAAAGTGTTTAGAGTTGTATCCAATGAGCGAATGGCAGGTTTTAATGCAGAAGATGAACAAGCTTAATAAGTTTAAAAAGAAAAACAACGATTTTATACGACGGTTTACGGCGGGTGCAAAAATAGTAGAAGTTGACGTTAATGGGCGCTTATTAATCCCAAAAGATTTAACTGTGTTTGCAAATATTTCGAAAAACATTGTTGTAGCCTCGGCTATAAACATTATCGAGATTTGGGATAAAGATTTGTATGAGCAAGCTATTGATGATGCGGCTATTGATTTTGCCGATTTAGCCGAAGAAGTAATGGGACAAGACGATGACGATCATGGAATATCATAA
- a CDS encoding ABC transporter permease, whose protein sequence is MSHTSSSLKQLALQKFKKNFWGVFSFCFIILVGLVSVFAYVFAPDNSQVANQMHLSIHSKKPGFKVDMLTIPSQLVTDQSWVNKVFFGKKNTDTEIPISEYEVQEDALMYKEYASDGLEGVEKSISLNAFPDSRIDGYIKKKTFLFGTDKYGRDLLSRVLVGARISFFIGFVAVFISLFIGIFMGSLAGYFGGKVDAVIMWIINVTWSIPTLLLVIAITLALGKGFWQVFIAVGLTMWVEVARVVRGQIISAKEMQYVTAARALGFNDFRIIVKHILPNIMAPVIVISAANFAGAILIESGLSFLGIGAQPPMASWGAMIKDHYNYIILGKPYLAMIPGLCIMSLVMAFMLIGNALRDALDVKS, encoded by the coding sequence ATGAGTCATACATCAAGCTCATTAAAACAATTGGCGCTCCAAAAGTTTAAAAAGAACTTTTGGGGCGTTTTTAGTTTTTGCTTTATTATTTTGGTGGGTTTAGTATCCGTGTTTGCTTATGTTTTTGCTCCCGATAATTCGCAGGTAGCCAACCAGATGCATTTGTCAATTCATTCCAAGAAGCCTGGCTTTAAAGTAGACATGTTAACCATTCCATCACAATTGGTTACTGATCAAAGTTGGGTAAATAAAGTTTTTTTTGGGAAGAAAAATACCGATACAGAAATTCCAATTTCGGAATATGAAGTACAGGAAGACGCTTTAATGTATAAGGAATATGCATCCGATGGTTTAGAAGGTGTGGAGAAGTCAATTTCATTAAATGCCTTTCCCGATAGCAGAATAGATGGCTATATAAAAAAGAAGACGTTTCTTTTTGGTACAGATAAATACGGAAGAGATTTATTGAGTCGTGTATTAGTGGGTGCTAGAATCTCTTTTTTTATAGGATTTGTAGCGGTTTTTATTTCCCTGTTTATAGGAATTTTTATGGGGAGTTTAGCAGGCTATTTTGGTGGGAAAGTAGATGCTGTAATCATGTGGATTATTAATGTAACCTGGTCTATTCCTACGTTATTACTTGTAATAGCAATTACTTTAGCGTTAGGGAAAGGGTTTTGGCAAGTATTTATAGCTGTGGGACTAACCATGTGGGTTGAGGTGGCCAGAGTTGTGCGCGGACAAATAATAAGTGCCAAAGAGATGCAATATGTAACTGCGGCACGAGCTTTAGGATTCAATGATTTTAGAATTATTGTTAAACATATTTTACCCAATATTATGGCGCCGGTAATAGTGATTTCAGCCGCTAATTTTGCAGGTGCTATTTTAATAGAAAGCGGTCTTAGCTTTTTAGGTATTGGAGCACAGCCGCCCATGGCAAGTTGGGGTGCTATGATTAAAGATCACTACAATTACATTATACTTGGTAAGCCTTATTTAGCTATGATACCTGGGCTTTGTATTATGAGTTTGGTAATGGCGTTTATGCTTATTGGTAATGCGCTTAGGGATGCTTTAGATGTTAAAAGCTAA
- the yihA gene encoding ribosome biogenesis GTP-binding protein YihA/YsxC produces the protein MKIKSAEFVMSNSDVAKCPKSMLPEYAFIGRSNVGKSSLINMLTSRKSLAKTSGRPGKTQLINHFLINKNWHLVDLPGYGYARVSKSAKKVFQKFITQYFALREQLVTAFVLIDIRHKPQPIDLEFMQWLGENSIPFSIIFTKADKLKPKAIENYVEAYKAILLETWEDMPNYFITSSSKAIGKDDVLEYIDTLNANMETN, from the coding sequence ATGAAGATTAAGTCTGCCGAATTTGTAATGAGCAATTCTGATGTTGCTAAATGTCCAAAAAGCATGTTGCCGGAATACGCCTTTATTGGCAGAAGTAATGTTGGCAAATCGTCGCTTATTAATATGCTCACTAGCCGAAAAAGCTTGGCTAAAACCTCGGGCAGACCAGGAAAAACACAGTTAATAAATCATTTTTTAATTAATAAAAACTGGCATTTGGTAGATTTGCCTGGTTATGGTTATGCACGTGTTTCTAAAAGCGCAAAAAAAGTATTCCAAAAATTTATAACACAATATTTTGCCTTACGAGAACAACTCGTTACAGCTTTTGTTTTAATAGATATTAGGCATAAGCCCCAACCCATAGATCTAGAATTTATGCAATGGTTAGGCGAAAATAGCATTCCGTTCTCCATTATTTTCACAAAAGCCGACAAGCTAAAACCTAAGGCTATCGAAAACTATGTTGAGGCTTACAAAGCCATTCTTTTAGAAACCTGGGAGGACATGCCAAATTATTTTATCACCTCATCTTCAAAAGCTATTGGCAAGGATGATGTTTTGGAGTATATAGATACTTTAAACGCTAATATGGAAACTAATTAG
- a CDS encoding alpha/beta fold hydrolase: protein MTYRLKKEKEYNYIEAGEGTPIVVLHGLMGGLSNFNAVSDFFSIKGYKIIIPELPIYTMSLLKTNVKSFAKYLHDFIEFKGFDEVILLGNSLGGHIGLYHTKLYPEKVKALIITGSSGLYESAMGGGYTKRSDYEVIKKKAQEVFYDPEVATKEIVDEVYQTVNDRNKLIKTLAIAKSAIRHNMAKDLPNMNTPTCIIWGKNDNVTPPEVAEEFNELLPDSDLYWIDKCGHAAMMEHPDEFNKILHEWLNKRGI from the coding sequence ATGACTTATCGTTTAAAAAAGGAAAAAGAATACAATTACATTGAAGCCGGAGAAGGCACGCCAATAGTGGTGTTACATGGTCTTATGGGTGGATTAAGTAATTTTAATGCCGTTTCGGATTTTTTTAGCATTAAAGGTTATAAAATCATCATTCCGGAATTACCCATATACACAATGTCTTTACTAAAAACCAATGTAAAAAGCTTTGCAAAGTATTTACATGATTTTATTGAGTTTAAAGGCTTTGACGAAGTTATTTTACTGGGAAATTCTCTTGGAGGACACATTGGCCTGTATCACACTAAATTGTACCCGGAAAAAGTAAAAGCTTTAATTATTACCGGTAGTTCGGGGCTTTACGAAAGCGCTATGGGAGGTGGTTACACCAAACGTAGTGACTATGAAGTTATAAAGAAAAAAGCCCAAGAGGTTTTTTACGATCCTGAAGTAGCCACTAAAGAAATTGTCGATGAAGTTTACCAAACAGTAAACGATCGCAATAAACTTATTAAGACTTTGGCTATTGCTAAAAGTGCTATAAGACATAACATGGCAAAGGATTTACCCAATATGAACACACCAACTTGCATTATTTGGGGTAAAAACGATAATGTTACGCCTCCAGAAGTTGCAGAAGAGTTTAACGAGCTTCTTCCGGATTCTGATTTATACTGGATTGACAAATGCGGTCATGCTGCTATGATGGAGCATCCTGATGAATTCAATAAAATTCTGCACGAGTGGCTTAATAAACGAGGGATTTAG